TCACTGTACTATCAATTTCATCAGTACCAGTGCTAAGGTGTGTGTCAGCAGAAGTGTGTATTGGTGACTGGATGCCACTAGGATTATTAGGTATTTGTGCAGTGGCATAGACGGTGTTGATTGTTTTATCTGTTTCATCAGAACCAGTATTAAAGTGTGTGTCAGCCGAAGTGTGTATCGGTGACTGGATGTTTAAGTATGTGGAGACATCACCAGGGATTGTGGGTAATTCAACGGTGGCATAGACAGTGCTGATCTGGGTGTGAGATGTCTTGGGGAGAAGGTGGAGGCCTGTATCATCAGGAAGGTTTGGGGGTGACTGGATAGTGTAGTACGTAGGGTCACCTGCATTGTCTACCTTGGTATAGTTGCATCTTGAAgtcagaggagggggaggagtaCCAATGTCCTCAATCTCCTCATAAATACCATCTGGGTCCGGATTCTGACAGAGATAAATGAACGAAGACAAACCACAGCACATTACTGTTGTGTGGGCATCAACATGTAAAAcataatcatgtttttttttttttttaacctttaaTGCCCTTTGCAGATTAAgcaattttttttatcttcgaCGATGGTCTTTTACGATTGACCATGTCAGACTAGAAATTAAGAGAACACCAAATGTTGGAGCCACATTACAAGATCATGTAGTctagctattgtagccttcctGTCTCGTCAACATGAGAGCAGTAGGAGATtatccaaaacaaaaaaatctgacATGCTAGACTTTTGGTTAAGGAGTTGTGGAACAGTCACAGACAATAAATCGTGGGTCATTGAACATGCCACATACTCCGTCTGTGTCGGTCCCAATTTTTCCTATTAGGGCAGGACATTGTAAATGTGTCGGCTACGGCAAAATTGAGCTGAAATCATGTAGTCTGCATAGGGCTACCAATATTGGCAATAACAACAGCAAGTCTTTATTAGAACAATAACTATAAATATTTACAAACCATGACTCTAAAAAGGATTAACTTTAGAGATTAAGTGTACTGACCTCTAAATCTTTACAGATTAGGTGTCCTCACCTCTGTTTTATAGTAAATTTACAAACCAAGACTCTAAAAAGGATTAACTTTACATATTAGGtgtactcacctctgctttatAGTAAATAAATGTGCCTGACctgtctgataaaaaaaaatatatacatatattatttGATGTTGTCCCACTCCTtttgagtgtatgtatgtgtctgcataCACAGTATATgttttgatatgtgtgtgtgtcaaaagtgtgaatgtgtgtggttatacatgtgtgtacgtgtgtgtgtgtggtagggtgtCAAAACCTACCATGCTTCCTGCTCTGTGTGTAACACAGGAAGAATGTGACTGCTAACACCAGTGCTACTATCACCATGACTACTATCACTATGGCTACCATGACTACAGGGGTCTTCATGTCCTCAACATGGGCTTTTTCTGTGGAAACAGCACAGATATATGATTGTGCATGGCAAGCTGGTTATAGCAACTTGCTTATCATATCCATCCTAATAGTAACTGCCTACATatgttggtaacactttacttgacgggtgagtttaTAACACATTcgtagcagctgtcataaactgcaaataaagcattcatgactgtttcatgagacacgactcaacattcataccaaatatttcatgaatgtggaagacataacaacaacaacgtttcaaaataaaaatccaACAATCGTAACGCAGCATTCAACTGCCCTTCTGATTGAAGAATGCCATTCAGTTGTAGATGCTTGTAAATTGCGGTAGAGGGCGGAGAAAAGTTAGTTACCAGATGAACTGCTGGTTTGATAAATACTGCGCACAATGAGGAACCACAATGTGCCCTAATACTGAACTTGCATAAACAGACGCAACGCAAACTGCACAAGTGTTAGTAAATCTACCCTAGAGTCTTCGTAATATATATCAGAACATTCTGGTTTCAGTAAACCAAGGTTATGTTCATAGACTTAAGAAAATGTTTGTATACTGACACATTTAGAGATATGCTCGTAGCTTTCATGAGTCTTAGCTTCCTGGTTTAATAGGCTATCACCTAGCGTGTATCATGGTGGTCCTCCAAACAAGGTATCACGGAAATGGGGTTTAGGCAAATGAGGGTATATAAAGATCACGTAGTAGCTTGGACCGAATAACCTATGGTTGAGACCGAGACACGTGTAGCTTGGGGCACAGCATTCGCTAGCTACACGCTGTTACAAAAGAATGTTGGCCCGCCCTAAACAAGCTTTGCTGCTACTGTACCAGTTGACAGAATTACAACGGCAACAgctgaggaagaagaggagagtgaAGAACACTGTGGTTGTcctttgaaaagaaaaagatCTCTTTCTGCCACGGGGTCTCCTGTATCCTGTTCTACAATACACTGGGAAGATATACCACTGCACCCAGTGAGGCAGCGTTTTCATACAGGAAAGATGTCATACCACTGTCCTCAACGTGGCAAGAGTTTGACTAAAGAGTGAAAGAACAACTGTGGATATGCATGTTTTATTGTCTACCTTGCGCCTTGCAAGGACACAATTGCTAGGACAGAATAGGCACTTACAAAGCTCGAAGTATAAAAGATGCACTCTTCGAGATATGAGCTAGCAACAGATGTCTGGGCCCCATACTAGAATCCAATATACCAGAAACTTGCCTGGGCTCTGTACTAAAATTCCATATAccataaattatatatatatatatatatatatataaatggcTAATGCAGTGTTCTATGTCACCGGGATATAATTGGATATAATTAGAGATGCATTTCCACAAAGATACGTGAATGTGACCTTGGCACACCAACAGTGAAACCTCAAATTAGTCCATCCACTAATGTGGACACTTTGCTTTAGGCAATACGTAGCAAGTCAAAATTACAATAGTAAAGCTACAGTACTGACCCAATAGCTTAATCCAAACTTTAATTTTCAGAGATTATGTGCTAATgtttagggctgggataaactaTTAACGATCggtgcatcgattaatctaacgattcattttttcagttgGATTCGATTTCtattcgattatctccccattaattgactaatagcagcttatacatgttgatttacatatttgaatgaaaaaaacatgaattccttaacattgcaatatatgtttattgcgcttaaaattccaaaataaaagactatacaagtgctaagtaatgcattcttagtcagaggtagcattcaataaagttcagcaGTGAATTggtctaattgagtgcttgTCACTTTAAAACGTTCGtgagggaatccttgcaattgtaacattaacagagttaaaaggctgctgatgtggggatgcaattcataacgtagttagtttaaacaaacaacagttcgtacttctccttgggacaagcacttttgagtcttggaaaacacttttccatttacatcgggattttgcaaacagttcagtgtcagagtcaataaaatgagccctgcatgagtaacgaaattgacaagcaactgcaagtaagcatgctaaacttgacatccaaacagtattctaacgttagctttgagatactgcttgattgcataacttaacttagttcaGTCAACTCAAtttactatgttgtgataagaccttagctgagttaactttaatgcagcaggtttttgagttttgaacaaatttgcgcagcatagTCTCGATGGTaagtggatttaatagcaatttagcccgccgtgttctatgcaatgcttctatgtggcaacaacaatccttcaacaatcgtgaatattttgttaaatgcactcgtatgcagaggaggggcagcgggctcttTACCAGAGAGAGCGGgtggggcaaggaaaggcttaGTGCGTAAAAAGCacagctcaatgaaaggattttatcttatctttaatttaaatagtacaacatagaacatcaatgtgtggtggccggttttgatttcgtgccGCCCAGCGatagattagtcaacgtatgggaaacactgaaggtgtaaaattattTAGTGGCACACGTTATGTTTGACACATTGATgtgcatattttgcgtcgacgtcatcgattacgtcaacgcgttgtcccagccctactaATGTTCTTTGAAAACTACGTAATATGAATAAGTAACTCTCACCTGTGATCTGTAGATTCACCTGTCCGGTCAAAGCTACATTATTCTCACTAGTTCTCACTCCGCACCAGTAGATTCCAGCATCCTCCCTCTTCAGGTCATGGATAGTCACAGTAAAAACGTTTGCAGTTTTGTTGTCAGACAGAGAATACTTTCTATTCTTCGGCAAAGGCTTTGAAACGATCCAATCCAACTCAATGAATGCCTCATGTTGCTTACAGAAGTGCTTTACGTTTGTTTTTGCTACTTCGGGGTACTTGCACTGAATCTCTATATGTCCTCCCTCATGTCCAGTAGTTGTATTAGGTGATTCACAGCAGCCACCTGTCAAACATTCACATAGTGACTGGGTCCATATTTCAAAGACCTAAATGCCACCTTCCCACAATGTAAACAATATTCAAAGCTCATTGAACAAGAAATGCCATTGCTTTCAAATATAAACTAAAACACATTACCTTCTTTTATATTCAAGTTGAATGCTGTATGCATTTCTTCATCTTCAACAGCACAGTGATATATCCCGGCATCCTTTGAGGTGAGGTTTGTGAGCAGAACTGTTAGATGGTCCTCCTGAACATTTTCATACTGGAGGAACCTGCTGTCAGTACCATTTGTGAAGCGGTAGTGAGGGCAGGTTGTAGAATTGCCTTTGCAGAAGAATCTCTTCTTGTGTTTACGCTTGTTATTAAATTTGCAAAGAATTGCAATGCCTCCCGTATTAAATCCTCTCAGAGTCACTGGAcccttttgtttttctgtaaTGAGGAAACAGAATGAGTTTACagtgaaataaaacaaataaaacaatctGAAACATTTACTCAAAAATAGCATAACATGTCTGACATTCAAGTAAGCCTAACACTGACAGAATATAATAATTGCTGACAGCACTGACAGCAATAATTACTAATCTACAGTTATTACATGGCCCTTCATAAttctgcagaatgctccattcacttgagtGGGCCAGCCCAACGTTCGGAGGTCTGATAATTCTCGATAACAGACTGTTGGTAAGTATAACAGAccactgtcaaggaaaatgggttttgtgcttctaattaatgtctttcatatcactccacaaaaacaatgtttgattgaagttcagtgtgtgtagcaaactatttgtttctcagcaaaagccaccatgaaacagtaacaaataggcagaggtggaaaaagtatgaaaatattgtactcaagtaaaagtaccaataccttgatgaaatattactcaagtacaagttcaaataccgatctgaaaatgtactcaagtaaaaaagtaaaaagtagttaatttaaaatgtacttttaagtaaaagttacttagttacttttttttttgggggtgggtaccagaacaaccagttttaccaaagactttctaatgaggagatacagcactcaaaaaatcctccatagtaagtATGGGGccaaacgccaatatggcagttgtctacacatcatatgtctacacatatcacaacccttccatgcaaaacgtcgacatgtgacattgagccaatcatgtggtgtgttgtaaaatacattgagccaatcatgtggtgtgctgtgaagacatcgtgccaatcatctgttgtgatctcgctgctggagcaagattggtgtagtGAAGCCTTTACGctcacgcatttctgctgaaatagatgcacgataagtgttgcaatatggccgcccgagggccggagttctcctttaagtttgagcagtagttgattttcaaagttagttgcactcatccttgggtcgctttgcagtgaaccataatccagcacaactgaaaagcccctcacaggcagctgaggcaggcaggccaatattgagttgcagagagttttttttatatttggaaacgagcagaaggttcagcagattaaagggcgtcgtactggaggggaaagtgggaagtatagggccccaatggaggagagggcccgtgaaaagtggaatacagggggcacaacattttcaccaggcattagtaataactcaggtaatccacacataaaaaatccaaacaactccataagtagagtcatgtaatgaagtggaataacaaagggggaaagtattgaacacgctaagaaaaagcactaaggcaaggaaagggaaggaacgagctggaatctgtatagagagtagttatcctttctatctgtgcaaattaatataagcttggttagtagcctaaatattaatgggctaggtttttcattaccaaggtgtcacacaagaaacatttcatgatggataaaagcaaaaagctctcccaagacctttgcaaccttattgttgcaaaacatacatatcaatgaaactggttacaaatgcatttcaaaacatcagaatcttccagtaagcagcatgggagccattatctgcaagtggaagaaacatcactgcatcatcaacctgccatgcacaggatctcgcaatatttctgaccagggagtcagaaggatagtcaattccaagagccaagaaccactcggagaaagctccagaaagacttgaaggcagccaattcaattaaatagttctggaagtaactaaagatcaggattcacaagagggacccctggaatctgtttagaacaatgggccaaaatcactaataagttttgtcatataggaaatgtcttgaagctgcctttacaaacaaaggcttttccacaaagtattgaagaaatttcagtaggcacaaatactttttttcctgtgtcattccactttaatacataaaactcttatgtttggattttttatatgtgtgttaatataatgtgtggtgaaaatttcgaatagactcactggaagtttaggctagttactgaaaaaacaattaagcgttcaatacttatttccaccatatatttattttacctgaatattttaacttccaaattaaatgtcaaaatgaatgtcagacgaaatttaaagtttgactgactggattttgtatacaaaacatagtgaaaacggtgtaaggtcactctcactctcccttgctaaagagctaaatggtttagtccgcctgcaccattcataaggtagtctatcttttgtttatttagttgagcatcgctagtagtggaccgctaattgttttgctgctggtgcaatgtctttctccaagaaagccaagtcaggttactaaaaacaaaggccaaaacaggaaaaagagagacatcaaaatgaggggaaacaacaactgctaataaacttctttccaaagaaaggtgagcacaagcgTCAAAACACTAAATCCCATgatgtttgcttaaatatctcagcaatcattagtgctaaaatgaactgagacaacccgattggaatagtggaaaatacactttcataggttaggctaatctgatgcatctcgtgatccagctccatcactttcagaaagactgcatggcgccagcttgattcatgtcctgttgtaggctacacgctgatcattatcactaggcttgtggtttagggcgcaattttttttctctccctttccgttttcgtcagtctcaactttttttttttttttactcaagtaacggatgggatttttgatgtagcgaagtacaatacttcactcaaaatgtaatcaagtaaaatttaaaataccgattttataaactacttaaaaaatacaaaatacacacaaaaactactcaatacagtaacgtgagtaaatgtatttcgttactttccacctctgcaaatAGGCTATGTAGGTCATATCGTCATATATGACCTACATACAtgaagagtcatatcgtggggagtttattgtttcgctttggcaagtagctgtgtaataagcgggataatgtatagatcGCCGGTCATTTtcgggaaataggtcccttCAGGTCGGAAcaagtccggttcgccctgtctggacctatttcccgagaatgaccagcgttctatacattatcctagcctggctaacgtcagacctcatctcattgagatggggtctgggaactagacattcattttcttgtatttgaaacgtggtttacgaatgcccagagctgtttattgggcgctacgaatgtctatcaaatgcgtctgtacgtagctcataacggcttctAGCAGCATGAATAAAATCGCTTGCAGAatgcagcatgggaaaacccaggctaacattatcccttacttgaaTCCAAACTGTGTTAAAGGTTAAGTTACGACTTAAGTTGTGTCTAAAGTTAAGTGAAAATAACATACTAAtgtttaaataatatatatttgctTTGTTGCTAACATTGTAAAATCTTCATATTTATTCATATCTGCCTGAATCTCACCTGTGATCTGTAAATTCACCTGGCTGGTCAAAGCCACATCTTCTGTACCGGTTCTCACTCCGCACCAGTAGATTCCAGCATCCTTTTTCTCCAGCTCATAAATAGTCACAGAAAAAAGGTTTGCACTTCTGTTGTCAGACAGGGAATACTTTTGTTCTGTATCTGATGGTTTTGACTCTATTAGATTTGTCTCAATAACATCATTTTGTTGCTTACAGAAGTGCTTGGTATTGTCTCTATTTTCTGCAGCAGAGTACTTGCACTGAATGTTGATATTCTGTCCCTCAAGACCAGTTCTAAAAAACGGTGTGTCACAGCAGTCacctgtaaatgtaaataaatgtaaatgtaaacatccataacgttttcAGATCTATCGTcagtctctttcttttcttttatccAGTCATTTTAAACATAATATAATTGTGAAATCTAATTCAATTAGAACTCATATGGCATTGAAATACATAGTTACATAAATATTACCTGATTTTACATTCAAAGTGATTTTATCATCTAAGCGTCCATCTTCGATCCCACAGTGATAAGTCCCACTGTCCTCTGAGGTGAGGTTTTTGATGAGAATGGTTAAATAGTCCCTGCGAGCGTTCTCATACTGGATGACTCTGCTGTCGTTGTGGGCTAGCCGATTGTAAGGGCATGTTGAAGCTTCACCTTTGCATAAGTACTTCTGTTTTTCTCTATGTGTGTCACCAAATTGGCAGAAAATTAGTATTCCCCCATTGACATAAGCTTTCAGCGTTCTACTTTTTGCACTTCTTCCTGGTACTAAAACagacaaagagaagagaaaagagctAGAGTCACAAAGAGTCATGAAGAGAGCCCGAGCAGCATGGATGCACTTGTGCAGAAGTCAACAGAGCATGAACCAAAACATTACGTTCTCAAAGCAAGAAGCTGCCCATATTCACTAGCATTGATTTCATGTGTGTATCATTTACCTGAAATAAGGCACAGAGCGAAAAATAAGATCCCCTTCATTCTGAATGAGCATATCATCCTGTGACCTTGTTTATCGTTTGTCGACACAAGTTGGTTTAGGTAGCGCATGTGCTGCTGGCAATGTGGGTGGCTTTCTTCCTGTTAGCGTGTGACTTTACCTCATGATGCATTCTGGCCTAAAAAAACACTTTTCAGTCATCGCTGTAATCCCCCTTTCATACAGCACTAGCAGCATTAACCCCTCGTTGCCCACTACTTTACACAGCAAACTCAGATCAACGAGGCCTGTACAGTACCTAGAAAAGCCAATCAGGTTAGCAGGTCTTGTGATTGTGACTGAACAATGACTATCATTACATAACAGAGATAACCATCATTTTCTACACTCTTTGTCAACTCTCACAGTGGTCGCTGAACAACCTTTGAAAAGATGCAGTTTCCATTTATAGCAGCCAACCTGTGCCTTTGGGACCAGATATGATTTCATGATGAAGTCCTTTTTAAAATAGGTTTTGATTGACTTTATGCATATGTAATAAAACATAAAAGGGGGTGGTGGCTTAGAGACGGTTGTGTCAGAGAGGCTGTGGCTTAGAGACGGTTGTGTCAGAGAGGCTGTGACTCTAGCCTCTTCCTCTGTAAGCGCTGAATAAAGTCTGCAGTCTGGGTCTGCAGGTCCCAACAGCAACATgctaaccagcagtgaaatagGCTACTCAACGTGAGAAAAACTAAATAGAGTACCATGACGGCAgtgtcactggatctaaaccaaagattctacagcggagcgctctagaatctttgatctaAAGTTTAAAccaactttcgaagtggcttcATATCaatgaatgtagacatgttgtTTTTTGCCTCAAAAATAAAGCCACGACACGtctgtgaatttaaggattttaaccgcatgctgtgaagttacatgcatgTCTCTTTTATGGAGGAAGCCCATGCTAAAACAATGTTGGTATGAATATGTAGTAGTGTGTGATTCCAActgtgtaaaaaaatatactaacgtcttgGAAGCGttgaaaaattatttaaatagattAAGAGAGTCACCGCTATGGTGAATATAATGGCtggattgatttgtttagatccagtgaaattgctgccttgacaacgctaTGTCATGGCTCCAGTGCTCTATACATGCACAGTGTCCAAAGTATATTTTCTCTGCTTAATTAATAGGATTTTTGAATTTCCATGGTTTGACAGGG
This window of the Alosa alosa isolate M-15738 ecotype Scorff River chromosome 7, AALO_Geno_1.1, whole genome shotgun sequence genome carries:
- the LOC125298230 gene encoding polymeric immunoglobulin receptor-like, with translation MYVPGRSAKSRTLKAYVNGGILIFCQFGDTHREKQKYLCKGEASTCPYNRLAHNDSRVIQYENARRDYLTILIKNLTSEDSGTYHCGIEDGRLDDKITLNVKSGDCCDTPFFRTGLEGQNINIQCKYSAAENRDNTKHFCKQQNDVIETNLIESKPSDTEQKYSLSDNRSANLFSVTIYELEKKDAGIYWCGVRTGTEDVALTSQVNLQITEKQKGPVTLRGFNTGGIAILCKFNNKRKHKKRFFCKGNSTTCPHYRFTNGTDSRFLQYENVQEDHLTVLLTNLTSKDAGIYHCAVEDEEMHTAFNLNIKEGGCCESPNTTTGHEGGHIEIQCKYPEVAKTNVKHFCKQHEAFIELDWIVSKPLPKNRKYSLSDNKTANVFTVTIHDLKREDAGIYWCGVRTSENNVALTGQVNLQITEKAHVEDMKTPVVMVAIVIVVMVIVALVLAVTFFLCYTQSRKHDRSGTFIYYKAENPDPDGIYEEIEDIGTPPPPLTSRCNYTKVDNAGDPTYYTIQSPPNLPDDTGLHLLPKTSHTQISTVYATVELPTIPGDVSTYLNIQSPIHTSADTHFNTGSDETDKTINTVYATAQIPNNPSGIQSPIHTSADTHLSTGTDEIDSTVSTVYTTAQCPINPSGIPTPCADNPDATNPANQEPKYTNEDTV